Sequence from the Egibacter rhizosphaerae genome:
CGGGCGACGTGCTACTCGGACAGCACCCCTTCGTGGACCAGGCGCGACCGGAGGTCGTCCACCCCCTCGAAACGGTGTGCCGCGATCCCGATCTCCCGCGCCGCCTCGCAGTTCGCTTCTCGGTCGTCAACGAAGAGCGCTTCGGCCGGCTGCAGGTCGACCTGCTCCAGCACCCGCTCGTAGAAGGCGCGGACCGGCTTGCGCACGCCCAGGTGGTGACTGGCGAGGACGCCTTCGACGCGTGCGTCCAGTGCGAACCGTGCGCGGAGTTCCTCGATCCAGACCGGGTAGTTGCTCACGATGTAGCGGTCCGCGCGCCCCTCGAGGTCGTCGAGCAGGTCACGCATGCCCGGCACCCACGCGTAACCCGCCCGTCGAGCTCGTTGGAAGGCCGTGGCATCGAACGGCAGATCCGTGCCCGGCGCCCAGAAGCGGGCGAAGAACTCCGTCTCGTCGATCGCCGCGATCTCGAACTCCGGCCAGGCCTCCCGGTCCCGGTGCCCGGCACGATCGGCCACCGACCCCCCGGTACCCGCACGAACGGCCCGTGGGTAAGGATCGATCAACAGGGTATCCATGAGGTCGAACAGGACGGCCCGGATCGTCACGTTTTCCCCGCTCGCGAATGAACGTCCACCGGACCGACCCCGTCGATTCTGGCAGGATGGTGGCCGGAGGGATCCTATGCGTCCAGTCCTGCACGGCACCCAAGTCACGCTCCGACCGGTGACGCCCGAGGACGTCGACGTACTTGCCGACATCCTCGCCGAGCCCGAGGTGTCACGGTGGTGGCCCCGCTACGACGCGAGTCGGGTCCGACGCGATCTGCTCGAGGCACCGGACACGACGGTGTTCACGGTGGCCCACCTGGACGACGAGGTCGTCGGCTCCATCCAGTACGTCGAGGAGCCGGCCCCGGACTACCGTCACGCGTCGGTGGACGTGTTCCTGCATCCAGCCTGGCACGGCAAGGGCCTCGGTACCGACGCGATCCGCACGCTGGCGCGGCACCTGATCCATGATCGCGGGCACCACCGTCTCGCGATCGATCCCGCGGCCGACAACGAGAAGGCGATCCGTACCTACAAGCGGGTCGGCTTCAAGGAGGTCGGCGTGATGCGGGAGTACGAGCGCAACGCCAACGGGGAGTGGCAGGACTGCCTGCTCATGGACCTGCTCAAGCGCGATCTCGAGTAGCCGGAGGCCCGGGCGGTCGTTCGCGCCCGTCGTGAAGGAGCCCTCGACCACGTCGCGGTCGCGCTCCTAGGCGAGCAACGCCACCGCGTGCCCGGGGGCGGCCACTGCGGGCTCGTCCACCTCGCCGCTGGCGCTGAACACCCCCTCGAGGGGCCGCCACGGCACCGCTCCCGCCGCTCGGATATCTCCGCCACGAACGCTCCTGCCGTCGAGACCCGCCGCACGGACGCTGGAACGTATGCCGCGACGAGGGTACGGTGCCCCGTCGCGCGAAGCGGCCGATCGAGCAAGCAGACAGGATGGCGACGGTGACCGACTGGGTGACGATCAAGGTGGTCCTGACCGGTCGCGAGGGTGAGCCCCTCGCACAACCACCCGGTCGTGTCATGCTCGCCCACCGGGGGCACACCTTCGCGGAGCTGGGCGATGCGATCGACGTGGCCTTCGGCCGTTGGGACCTGGGTCACCTGCACGAGTTCAACGTCGACGGGCGTTCGCTCACCAACGACGGCGAGGAGGGAGCCCCGCACGTCGAAGACAGCGACAGCGTCGCGCTCCGCGATGTTCGACTCCACGAGGGGACGCGCTTCCGCTACGTCTTCGATCTCGGCGAGGAGTGGAGCCACGACTGCACCGTCGAGGAGGTGGACCTCGCCGTCGAGGAGGTCTACGGGGAGGCCCCGGACACGCCGATTCCCGTCTTCGGCTGGGGCACACTGCCGGACCAGTACGGGCGGCTGACCGAGGACGAGGACGACGAGCTCGACGGGGCCGTCGATTGGGACGCGCCTCGATCGGGCGATGACGAGGTCGCCGGTGAGGACCTCGATGCCGCCGAGGCCTGGGACGTGGTTCAAGATGCCCTCGCCGGCCTGCCCGCGGCGCCCCCGGGAATCGAGGAGGCGATGGCAGCGGCGACCGAGGCGGTGCGCGCCGCGCCGGCAGCTTGGCCAGCCGATGCCCTGCTCGCCGCCGCGAACCTGTCCCCCGGAACACTGCCCGCGGACGAGGCCGAGCTGTGGATAGAGCTCGCGGCCGGGGTCGTCGACCCGGACGACCCGCTGCCGGTGGATGCCAACCTGGAAGCGGCGTGGACGAGCGTGGACGTGGCGGACTGGGCTGCCGTGGTGATCGAGCTCGTGCGCGGCGGGGTCGGCACCAACGCCGACGTGGAATCCCTGGCCGGCCACATCGCCCGGTGTCCCCATGTCGAGGAGCAGGAGCTCGACGAGGACGACGAGGCCGTGCTGCGGCGGGGCCTCGCGATCGTCAGCGAGCTGCTCGCCCATCTCGGCGCGCTCGATGCCTCGCATCGCCTCACCGCGCTCGGGCGGTGGGGACTTCCCCGTGCCCTGGCGCGCGCGTGGGTCGGCGAGGGCGCTGTCTAGCTCCCGAGCCAGCACGGGAGGCGGGACCGAGCCGACCGTCACGGCTGCTCTCGTCCTGGCAGGTCGATATCGAGGATCCTGGCGAGCTGCTCGACCGTGGCCCAGCTGGTGCGCTGACGTCCGTTCAGCACCTTCGACAGCGTCTCCCGGGCGACGGGATGGCCAGCCAGGCGCAGCCGCCACGCGAGTTCGGTGACCGACCATCGGCGTCGCTGCAACGCCTCGTGGCACCGGATCACCGCGCGCCACAGTTCCTCGTCGCCTCCGGGGGCGGGTCGTTCCCACCAGCGCACTTCGCCGCGCGGCCCGCGAGTGGTGCGGCGAGGCGGCGTCCTTCGCCCGGGCCGCGACCCCGCCCGGCGCGTCGGTTCCCGACGCGAGGCGGCGAAGCGTGCCCCGACGGCCTCGCTCGGCTCGATCCGTCGCGCGAGCATCGGCTCCCCCTTCCCTCGTCAGTCCACGGGACCCGTTCGGCTCTCCCGCCCTTCGCGGCCGCCTTCGGCACCGGCATCGGTGCCGGTGCCCTCCCCGTGCCGGTGTCGACGATGCCCCCCGCACCGTTCACACTTGACGCAGGGCGCGTCAGATCTGACCCTGACCCGCGCGCCGGCCGATGGAGGCCGTGTCCCCGAGCGAGAGGCGCGCTATGACCCGGACGATCACGACGGACCTGGGCCGCGTCGACGGTCGGGATGTGGCCACCTGGGCGGAGCGCCGGGCACCGCTCGACCCCGCCGACGCCGACACGCTCGAGCTCGCGCGCGCCTACGTGCAGGCGCATCCCCGATCAGCGCAGGGCACGACACAGGGGCAGCGGCTCGCACTGCTGCGTCGACTCGCCGCGCGACCGGCCCGCACCGAGGACCTGCTCGCTGCCCTGCGCACGGTCGGGTGGGTCGGCGCGGACGACCTCGCCAACCGGCTGCGGGAGCTCCGACGGACGGAGGGAGCGCGTCGAGGGGCGGGTGCCGCCGGGATCGCGCTCACCGAGCACGGCGACGTGGTCGCGCTGGCCGAGCCCTTCCCTGCGCTCGACGAGGGTCAGGAACGGGCCCTCGGGTTCGCCAAGGCCGTGACCAGCCAGCTGGACGGCACGCTCGCGACGGCCGCCACGCGCAGCCTCGACGAGCTACTGCCGGACCTCCCGCCGCAGGCGCACACCGGGCCCCCGTCCCCCACCGATCTCGCGAGCGTGGAGCGATTCCACGCGGCCCTAACCGAGCAGCATGCGGTCACCGTCCGGTACCGATCACTGAACTCCCGCCGCACCACCGATCTCACCGTCGTTCCGATCGCCTACCACACGCACTGGGGTGCGGTGAAGGCGCTCTGCATCGAGCTGGGTCCCAGCGGTGAAAGAGGGCGCGACCTGCAGCTCGCGCTCGAGCGGATCCACGAGGTGACGCCGCGTCCGGGGATCGCCCTGCCGAGCGACCTGACGCTGCTCGAGGACCAGCTCGGGCTCGTCCTGTCCGGCGACCTACTGACGATCGCCCAGGAACGGGACCTCTTCGGGCTGGCGGACGCGAGCCCCGAACCGCTGGCGGACGATCCGGACGCGTTCATCGTGAGCGGCACCTTCCCGCGGGCTCTCGCCTGGGACGTCATGGAGCAGATCTGCGCCTGGGCCGGCAGCGTCCAGGTCCGCGAACCGCTGTGGCTCGTCAACGCCGTCTGCCGCCGCCTTCGCGCCGGCCTACGAGAGATGGAGCTCGGGTCGGGCTTCGAGCTGATCAAGCCCGAGCCCGGGCGCGGGTTCCCGTCGCACGGCGAGGCGGTCAACTGGGAACCGGAGGAGCGCCGCGGGGACGGACGTGCCCGCCGATTGACTCCCCCCGCGCGCCCCACCTGATCGGTGTCCCGGGCCGTCCTCAGCTCCCTTGACCAGGTCGGCGCTTCCCAGGCTCAGCGAGCGGCCGGGGCCGAGGCCGTGGCGCGCCAGCGGTCGAGGATCAGCGCGGTCGCCAGCGCATCGGTCGGGGGCAACACCGCCGCGTCGCCACGCACCGCCTCCGCGAACCCGGTCACCATGCGCTCGTACGGGTCTGCCTGCCAGGAACCGCACGGCTCCCCGTCGCGGAGCAACACCGCCTCGCGGTCGACCCCGACGGTGAACGCGTGCGGCACGTCGAGGGACCCCTTGGTGCCCACGACGCTGATGTGCTGTGTGCGCGCGCCGCCGAAGCTCACGCGGGCGGTGCCGAGACCTCCGGCGGAGAGGTCGATCACGGCGGAGGCGACCTCGTCGACCCCCTCGCGATCGGCGATCATCAGCCCGCGGATGTCGTGGGGCTCCTCGCCGATCAGCCAACGGATGGCGCTGATCGCGTACACCCCGAGATCGAGGATCGCGCCACCACCCCTGGAGCGCGTCCAGCGGTAGTCGTCCACGGACGGGGCGGCACCATCGAAGCACGCGTCGACCCGCAGGACCGACCCGATCTCGCGGGCGCGCACCATCGCCAGCAGCGCGTCGGTGCGGGGATGGAAGCGCGACATGATGCCCTCCATCAACACTCGCCCGGTGCGAGCCGCCACAGCGGCCATGCGCTGCGCGCCCGCCGCATCGAGCGCGAGGGGCTTCTCGCAGAGCACGTGCTTGCCCGCTTCGAGCGCGGCGATCGCCCACGCCTCGTGCAGGTCGTTCGGCAGCGACACGTAGACGGCGTCCACGTCGGGGGCCTCGAGCACCTCCTCGTAGGCGCCCCGCGCGCGCCGCGCCCCGTGGCGGGCACCGAAGCGTTGCGCGCGCGTCAGGGAACTGGATCCGACGCACGCGAGGTCGTGGCCGGCGGCCCGCATCGCCGGCGCGAGCGCCCGGTCGGCGATCCGACCGGGCCCGAGGATCCCCCATCGCAGCATGGAGGGGGAGACTAGCCGCTCGAAACCGAGCGGACGGTCGTCAGGCGGCGGTGTCGCTCAGAGCGCGCCCACGCGACGGATGGCGCAGCTTCGAGAGCGCGCGTGCCTCGAGCTGGCGAATGCGCTCCCGGGTGAGGCCGAAGTACCGGCCGACGTCGTCCAGCGTGCGGGCTTCCCCGTCGAGGAGCCCGAACCGCAGCTCGAGGATGATGCGCTCCCGCTCGGGGAGTCCGCTCACCACGTCGAGCAACTCCTGGCGGGCCAGGCCCTTCGCGGCGACCTCGAGGGGATCGTCAGCGTTGCGGTCCTCGATGAAGTCGCCGAGCTCGGCATCACCGTCCTCACCGACCGGCGTCTCGAGCGAGGTCGGCGTCCGCGCGTAGGTGAGCAGCTCCTCGACGGTCTCGGCCTCCTCGCCGAGCTCCTCCGCGAGTTCCTCGAGGGCCGGCTCCCGTCCCAGGGACTCGGCGAGGTCGCGCTGCATCGACAGCGCCCGGCGCACTCGCTCCATCATGTGCACCGGCAGCCGGATCGTGCGCCCCTTGTCGGCCACGCCGCGCCCGACCGCCTGCCGGATCCACCACGTCGCATAGGTGGAGAACTTGTAGCCCCGCCGGTAGTCGAACTTCTCGACCGCGCGCAGCAGCCCGAGGTTGCCCTCCTGGATGAGGTCGAGGAGCGGCAACCCCTGCCCCTGATAGCGCTTGGCGACGCTCACGACGAGCCGCAGGTTCGCTTGGACGAGCCGTTCCTTGGCCCGCTTGCCGTCCCGGTCCACCTGATTCAGCTGCCGGCGGCGGGTGGGCGAGAGCTTCCTCCCCTCGCTGGTCGCTTCTGCCAGCAGCCGTTCCGCTTCGAGTCCCGCTTCGTACCGCTTCGCCAGATCGACCTCTTCCTCGGCGGTGAGCAGCGCGGTGCGTGCCATCTCCCGCAGGTACAGCTGCACGTGGTCGTGAAGCGGCATCTCCTCGACGATCTGTGCCACGGTCGCTGTCACCCTCCTTCTGGGACGGCCGAGCCGCGAGCTCGACACGGTCCGCGGGCCTCTCGCTCGTCAGCGCGACGCGGGCTGGCCTCGGTCAGGCTGTCAGCCGCCTCGCGCACCCCGGACTCGGCCCGGAGCGGTCGCGTTCACAGGTCTGTCTCGTGGCGCGGGCCGACACGCACGGTTCGTGCAGCCCACCAACTACTCCACAGGGTACGACGCGGTGGGGGTCTGTGGGGAGGTCTTTTCGTTCGCGCCCGCAGGCCGCACGCCCGCGTCACGGGCAGCCGTGTGGGACCGTCGACGAACGGGTATCGCGGTCGAGGTGCCCCACGACCGAGGAGGACCCATGGCGACCGGGACACCGCCCGCCCCCGAGGCGGACGAGGAGGCGCCGGACGTTGGCACTCGCGGCCTGGTGGGCGGACTCGCGGAGGATGTCGGTCCGCTGCTGTCGGCTCACGTCGCGCTCGCCAAGCAGGAGGTGTCCGAGGGCGCGAAGGCGAAGGCGGCCGGCGCCGGGATGCTCATCGGGACCATCGTGCTGCTCTGGTTGGCGGTCCAGGGTCTGCTGATCGCTGCGGGAGCGGCACTGGCCCTGGTCGTGCCGGTGTGGGCTGCCGCGCTGATCGTCTCCGGGGTGCTACTGCTCCTGGGTGTGATCCTTGCCCTGGTGGGACGACGATTGCTGGCCACCCCGATCACGGTCGACACGACGAGGTCGGAGGTCGAGCAGACCGTGCGCGTGGTGCGCGAACGATTGGGGCGGGCGTGAACGCGAGGGACAAACGGCTGGCGAGCGAGCGCGCGGAGGTCGAGCGCGCGCGGGAGCGTCTGGCCGGACGGCTCGACCGGGTTGACGAGGAGGTCCGAGGGCACGTGGCGAGCGCAGCGCAAACCATCGCGTGGAAGGCCGGGGCCGCGGCGGCAGCGTTCGTCGCGGCGCTCACGACCCGCAAGGTCCTCAACCTCCTCTGGACGCGACTCCGCGGCAGCGAGCCGCCAGAGGATCCCACGGACCCGGCGACGGGCTGGGGCGACGCGGTCGGGTGGACGGTCGCCACCACGGTGGGGGTCGGGGTCGCTCAGCTCGTCGCTCGGCGAGGTGCCGCAGCCGGCTGGGCGAAGGCGACCGGGGACAGCCCACCGGGCTTCGACCGCTGAGGCGAGCGAATCCGCCCCCACGGGCCCGGTGGGGCGGATTCAGGAATCGGGGCGCGAGCCCGCCTCGGCACGATACCCGGTGCCGCGGGGGGTCCCGTCGTCGCTGGAGGAGGCCGCGGCCTCCTCCAGCGACGCCGCCCATTCCGCGGCCGCGGACACCAGGGGGCTGAACAGGTTCCAGGCGTCGACGCCACCGGCCCACCCGGGGGGGTCACCGAGCAGCTTCAGCGGACCCGCCGGGGTCCGGGGCTCCTCGGCAGGGGGAACCCCGAAGCCTTCGATCGGCTCCGCCGTGCGGCTCCAGCGGGTCGCCTCGAGCTCCTCGAGGGGCAACGCGCGACGAGCCGTCCCCCGCGAACGTTGGCGGCGCGCCTCCGCCAATTCGGCGAGCAACCGCTCCCTCCCGCGGCCCCGCACCTTGAACAGCGCGAACGGCTCCTCCGCGAGCAGCTCCTCGAACGCTTCCCAGAGCGCGGCGACGTGCGCGCACGGCCACACGCGATCGGCGCAGTCGCAGGAGGTGGCGAGCTCCTCGTAGCGGGGGAACACGCGCACCCCGGTACCTGCCAGCTCCGCGTCCAGCCCGTCGGGGGCCTGCCCGGCGAGCAGGCGTGCGCTGTGGCGCAGCTTGCCCGCGAGGACCTCGATCACGGTGATCCAGGCCTCGTCGTCGAGGGGCGTCAGTTCCAGTTCGGGCGTGTAGGGCGTGGCCCGAGCGTCCTGAACCCGCACCGACACCCTGCCGGGCTGCACGCGGAGATCACCGGTGCGGCTCGCTCGGTGGAACGCGTGCCCCTGGCGGAGGCGCTTGGTGACCTCGACGTCCGGCCGCTCGACGAGTGCCCGCCACGCCGCGGCCCAGTCACCAGCGCTCTCGGCGCTGCCCGACCCGGCCACGGATTCCCTGGCGTCAGTCATGGTGCGCCCTCCTATCCGGTCGCCTCGAGGGCATCGCTCCACGTCCCGTCCTCGTCGATCTCGCTGATGTCGGCGTCACTGCCGAGCGCGACGAGCTCGGCGATCTCGTCGTCGCCGAGCTCGGTCACCCACGCCTCGCCCGCGCCGACCACCGAGTCCGCGAGGTAGCGCTTCGACTCCAGGAGGTCCGCCACACGCTCCTCGACCGTGCCCGCGGTCACGAGCTTGTGGACGTCGACCGTGTGGTACTGACCGATCCGATGGGCCCGGTCGGTGGCCTGGTCCTCGACCGCCGGATTCCACCACCGGTCGTAGTGGATCACCTGCGTCGCGGCCGTCAGGTTCAGGCCCGTGCCGCCCGCCCGCAGGCTCACCACCAACACCGGCACGGGCGAGGTCCCGTCCTCGCCCTGGAAGCGCGCGACCATCCGGTCGCGAGCGGTGGCGTTCACCCCGCCGTGCAACAGCGGCACGTCGACGTCCAGGTCGCGGGCGAGCACCTCGGACAGGATCCGCCCCATCGCGACGTACTGCGTGAAGATGATCACCTGCTCGTCCGAATCGAGCGCGTCGCGCACGAGGTCGCGGCAGACCGCGAGCTTGCCGCTGCGCGTCGCGAGGTCGTCCACCCCGCTCTCGTCGAGCGTGCCGTACGCCTGCGCCGGGTGGTTGCACACCTGCTTCAGCTTCGTGAGCAGCGCCAGCACCCGGCCGCGGCGTTCCATGTCCGAGCCGTCGGCCGCGACGGCCCCGCCGGTCTCGAACGCGGCCGAGACCTCGCGCTCGTAGTGCTCGGCCTGCTCGGGGGTGAGCGGGCAGACGACCGTGCGCTCGATCTTGTCCGGGAGGTCGCTGATGACCTCGGGGTCCGTCTTCTCGCGCCGCAGGATGAACGGGGCGACGAGGCGGCGCAGGCGCAAGGAGGCGGTCGCGTCCCGGCGCTTCTCGATGGGGGTGACGAACTGCCGGCCGAATCGCGCCCGGGTGCCGAGCAGGCCGGGGTTGGTCACGTCCATGAGCGACCACAGCTCGGCGAGCCGGTTCTCGAGCGGTGTGCCGGTCATCACGACGGTGTGGCCGCTCTGGAGCCGGCGCACCGCCTTCGCGCCTGCGGTTTGGGGATTCTTCACGTGTTGCGCCTCGTCGAGCGTGACGACGTCCCATCCGACCTTCTCGAGCAGGTCGACGTCCCGTCGCAGCGTCCCGTAGGTCGTGAGCACCACGCCGTTCGGCTCGTCGAGCGCGGAGGGACGATCGCTGCCGTGGTGACGGGTGACGGGCAGTTCCGGCGCGAACCGGCGCAACTCCCGTTCCCAGTTCCCGACGACCGAGGTCGGGCACACGACCAGGTGCGGACCACCACCGCGAACGAGCAGATAGCCGATCAGTTGGATCGTCTTGCCCAGCCCCATGTCGTCGGCGAGGACGGCACCGAACCCGAGGCGACCCATCCCGGCGAGCCACGCGACGCCTCGCTGCTGATACGGGCGCAGCTCCCCCTCGAACCCGACGGGCTCGCGGATCTCGGCCGGCCCGCGATCGGCCTCCTGCAGCCGCCGGACGAGCTCGGCGACGCGCCCGTCGGCGACGACCTCGGCCTCGGTCCCGGCCGCGGGGCCCTCACCGGACGCGGGCTGGGCCCCGGAAAGCGCCAACCCCAGTGCGTCACCGAGCAACAGGGTGCCCGGTTCCGACAGGCCACGGATGCGCTCGGCCTCCTCGGGATCGAGCCGCACCCACTGGTCCCGCCACCGCACCAGCGGTCGCTGGGCAGCGAGCAGCCCCGCCACCTCCTCCTCGTCGAGCGGTTCGTCGCCGAGGACCACCTCCCAGCGGAACGGGATCTCCGCCGCGTCGAGCTCAGGCGCGTGGTCCGTCGCCTCGTCCGCCTCCTCGCCGACCCGCAGCCGCACGCGCAGGTGCCCGGTGGCCAGCTCGTCCGGCAGCTGGACCAGCACCCCGGCGGCCTCGAGCAGGGGTGCGGCCTCCGACAGGAACTCCCACGCGCCTTCGAGGTCGAGCGTCACGGCCTCGGGCACCGCTTCGGCGAGCGCCTGCTCGAGCGGCGGGAACACGCGCGCACAACGACCGAGGCCCGCAAGCAGGACCTCCTGGCGTGCGAGGCCGCCGGGGTCGTCCTCGTCGTCCTGGCTCGCCCAGACCTGGTCCGCGGGCAGGAACGCCCCGGTCTCGGTTCGAACACCGAGGTGAAGGACCCAGTCCCCCTCGGGGTCGGATGGCGCGACGAGCCGCAACTCCGTGAACACTCCGGCGTCGTCGGCCGCCACCGTCGCGTGCCAGCCGGCGACGCCCGCGACGAGGTCGGCGGCATCGTCACGCAGCGGCACCAGAGGGTCGGACGTGTCCCGCAGCGCCTCCTCCCAACGGGCGGTCCACGGCAGGATCCGCGCACGCGGCCGACCCTCCCGAGGGTCGGCGGATCCCTCGCGGGCGCAGAGGTCGGCCACCCCGTCGCAAAAGACCGCGAGCAAGTCGTCAGGCCGCCAGACACCGTCGTCGCCGTCGCGGGGGACCGCATGCGCGGCCGGCGGCAGGACCGTGACGAGCCGGCGCAACAGGGTCTCGGCGTCCTCGTCACCGGTCGGCAAGGCCCGCCACGTTCCCGCGACCTCACCGGTCTCCTCGTCGAGGGCGAGGGACGGGACGATCCGGTGCCCGATCACCAGCCGCCACGCCAGACGGGCCGTGAGCGCGAACGCGCGGAGGCTGTCGGGACGTCGCCGGTGAAGCGGGCCGACATCCGCCGGCACGGCGAGCAGGGCCGGCAGCGCGTCACGCAGCCGGATCGCGCGAACGGCCACCTCGGCCGCCCGGGGCACGACCCCGCCGTGGTCGCGATGCAGGACGGCGAGCCGGGCGTGGGCGGGCTCCCCCGGCGGCAGCCCGAGGGTGCGCGCGGCATCCGCGAGATCGGAGGGTGACGCTCCCGGACCCGAGGCACCCGTCGGGTCAGCATGTGACCCGTCGGCCCCGTCGACCCGGTCCGGTGCCTCGCCGGACGGCGTGTCGAGCGGGGAGTCACCGCGGGGCGCGGCGTCGTAGACGAGCAGCTGTCCCCATGCGGGAACGAGCCCGGCGGGCAGGTAGGTGACCTGTAGATCGGCGCGCATCGTCCTCAGACGCGAGTGGGTGAGCACACGGACCCCCCCACGCTACTGCGAGGCCACCCGGGACGCTCGGACATCGTCCGCGCGACGAGCCCGGGCCGCCCCCCTCACCGCGCAGCGGCCTCCAACTTGCCCAGCAGGTCGCGCACCGCTGCCGCGGGGATCTGGTCGCCGTCGGTCTGGGCCAACAGCTCGCGCAGCTCGGCGGCGAGGGCGGCACGCTCGGCCGTGCGGCCGCGGCGCAAGACCTCGCCGGGATCGATCGCCTCCCCGGTCGCGGTGGCCTGGTCGTGCTCCGCGGAAGTGTCCGCGCCGTCAGCACCGTCGAACAAGGGGCGCTGCTGTCCGAGGGACCCGGCAGGCCCGGTGGCCTCGTAGTCGGTCAGCCGCTCGCCGGCGAGGGTCGCGGCCCACCAGGTGAGGCCCCGATCCCAGGAGGCCCCCGGCGGACGCTGCCGCGGGATGCGGCCGCGGAAGGCGACCTCGGCGATCGTGTCGGCCACGACGTCCTGCACGAAGGGGTCCTCCGCGAACCGGGCCCGCAGGGTCTCGACGAAGTCGGGCGGCGGGGGTCCACCCGTGAGCCGTTCCGCGAGCGCACTGACGACGGGACGGGAACGCTGCAGCCACCGCCACGCGTAGCCGGGGGGCCGGGGCAGGCGGCCGGAGGTGGGCTCGCTCACGCGTGCTCCTCGGTCGACCGATCCCCCCAAGCCTAATGGACGGACGCGGGGCGTGGTCGCAGGCGCACACGGAGCAGCTCGTTCCGCCGGCGGAGTCACCCACCCCCGTCGGCGGCGGGCTGCTACGCGCGCGCCGGTGTGGTCGGTTTCCGGGCGGGCCGGCGCGCCTCGTACGCGCCGATGTCCTCGTCGTGCTGCAGCGTCAGTGCGATCGGGTCCAGCCCGTTGACCAGCATGTGCTTCGTGTGCTGATCGATCTCGAAGCGCTCGTGGACCGACTCCGCCACGAGGGTCTGCTCGGGGAGATCGATCCGGATCGGAGCGCTCGGGTCGGCGGTGGCCAGGTCGACGAGCCGCTCGCAGGCGGCGGTCGACAGCTCCACGGTGAGCAGCCCGTTCTTGGCGCAGTTGGTCCTGAAGATGTCGGCGAAGCTCGGCGCGACCACCGCCTCGAACCCGTACTGCTGCAGGCCCCACGGCGCGTGCTCACGACTGGAGCCGGTGCCGAAGTTGGGCCCGGCCACGAGCACGTTCCCGCCCTGGTAGCGGGGATCGTTGAGGACGAAGTCGGGGTCGGCACGCCAGTCCTCGAACACGACCTCGCCGTAGCCGGTGCGCTCGACCTTCTTCAGGTGCTGCTTGGGCATGATCTGATCGGTGTCGATGTCCGCGCGCCACAGCGGCACCATCGTTCCGGTGATCACGGTCACGGGATCCACGGGTCGCTCCCTGCCGTCGGGTGGTCGGCCTTGTCGTCATCGGCGGTGGTGACGGGCCGGCTAACCCACGCCACCGCCGGCCAGGT
This genomic interval carries:
- a CDS encoding GNAT family N-acetyltransferase, with protein sequence MRPVLHGTQVTLRPVTPEDVDVLADILAEPEVSRWWPRYDASRVRRDLLEAPDTTVFTVAHLDDEVVGSIQYVEEPAPDYRHASVDVFLHPAWHGKGLGTDAIRTLARHLIHDRGHHRLAIDPAADNEKAIRTYKRVGFKEVGVMREYERNANGEWQDCLLMDLLKRDLE
- a CDS encoding helix-turn-helix domain-containing protein, with protein sequence MLARRIEPSEAVGARFAASRREPTRRAGSRPGRRTPPRRTTRGPRGEVRWWERPAPGGDEELWRAVIRCHEALQRRRWSVTELAWRLRLAGHPVARETLSKVLNGRQRTSWATVEQLARILDIDLPGREQP
- a CDS encoding HAD-IA family hydrolase gives rise to the protein MTIRAVLFDLMDTLLIDPYPRAVRAGTGGSVADRAGHRDREAWPEFEIAAIDETEFFARFWAPGTDLPFDATAFQRARRAGYAWVPGMRDLLDDLEGRADRYIVSNYPVWIEELRARFALDARVEGVLASHHLGVRKPVRAFYERVLEQVDLQPAEALFVDDREANCEAAREIGIAAHRFEGVDDLRSRLVHEGVLSE
- a CDS encoding IS1096 element passenger TnpR family protein — translated: MATVTDWVTIKVVLTGREGEPLAQPPGRVMLAHRGHTFAELGDAIDVAFGRWDLGHLHEFNVDGRSLTNDGEEGAPHVEDSDSVALRDVRLHEGTRFRYVFDLGEEWSHDCTVEEVDLAVEEVYGEAPDTPIPVFGWGTLPDQYGRLTEDEDDELDGAVDWDAPRSGDDEVAGEDLDAAEAWDVVQDALAGLPAAPPGIEEAMAAATEAVRAAPAAWPADALLAAANLSPGTLPADEAELWIELAAGVVDPDDPLPVDANLEAAWTSVDVADWAAVVIELVRGGVGTNADVESLAGHIARCPHVEEQELDEDDEAVLRRGLAIVSELLAHLGALDASHRLTALGRWGLPRALARAWVGEGAV
- a CDS encoding DUF4235 domain-containing protein produces the protein MNARDKRLASERAEVERARERLAGRLDRVDEEVRGHVASAAQTIAWKAGAAAAAFVAALTTRKVLNLLWTRLRGSEPPEDPTDPATGWGDAVGWTVATTVGVGVAQLVARRGAAAGWAKATGDSPPGFDR
- a CDS encoding sigma-70 family RNA polymerase sigma factor, which produces MAQIVEEMPLHDHVQLYLREMARTALLTAEEEVDLAKRYEAGLEAERLLAEATSEGRKLSPTRRRQLNQVDRDGKRAKERLVQANLRLVVSVAKRYQGQGLPLLDLIQEGNLGLLRAVEKFDYRRGYKFSTYATWWIRQAVGRGVADKGRTIRLPVHMMERVRRALSMQRDLAESLGREPALEELAEELGEEAETVEELLTYARTPTSLETPVGEDGDAELGDFIEDRNADDPLEVAAKGLARQELLDVVSGLPERERIILELRFGLLDGEARTLDDVGRYFGLTRERIRQLEARALSKLRHPSRGRALSDTAA
- a CDS encoding phage holin family protein, which translates into the protein MATGTPPAPEADEEAPDVGTRGLVGGLAEDVGPLLSAHVALAKQEVSEGAKAKAAGAGMLIGTIVLLWLAVQGLLIAAGAALALVVPVWAAALIVSGVLLLLGVILALVGRRLLATPITVDTTRSEVEQTVRVVRERLGRA
- a CDS encoding Gfo/Idh/MocA family protein; protein product: MLRWGILGPGRIADRALAPAMRAAGHDLACVGSSSLTRAQRFGARHGARRARGAYEEVLEAPDVDAVYVSLPNDLHEAWAIAALEAGKHVLCEKPLALDAAGAQRMAAVAARTGRVLMEGIMSRFHPRTDALLAMVRAREIGSVLRVDACFDGAAPSVDDYRWTRSRGGGAILDLGVYAISAIRWLIGEEPHDIRGLMIADREGVDEVASAVIDLSAGGLGTARVSFGGARTQHISVVGTKGSLDVPHAFTVGVDREAVLLRDGEPCGSWQADPYERMVTGFAEAVRGDAAVLPPTDALATALILDRWRATASAPAAR